The Marinilongibacter aquaticus genome has a window encoding:
- a CDS encoding carboxypeptidase-like regulatory domain-containing protein — protein sequence MKLNIVSPNNLVFASKLLVLFFLHITSLKAQKPFSIYGQVISEGSEESLPFTNVFLEGTTLGAQSGQTGDFRIDNIPPGKYRLVFTLLGYETKIMDLDLIKEPGRMKIKLSPSAISLDEVKIVGNRNKDWERDYKKFERAFIGLNYNSKDVRILNKEAIDFKSIDNNLIATSKEPILIENKLLGYRIEYFLEDFHSNKKTTAFKGLAHFEEMDNSDEKEKWKENRLKVFKGSINDFLIALSNNQLKDRGFDAFFLRSYNAVTIPKSSLFYDITSNRHYEVIPKEIIQPMSGGLYHMNFPLPMEVVYTRRRLSNFVFPDAPHPYTMLIPRASVDFTKQGQLLDPFSIELRGAMGKNAIAEMLPKNYIPYDKESQKVPSIENLFEAKITYSRDQKIYSHTNRNAFFPGEVVRYKVYVCDAVSNRLIQSPQTLFVQLISEETGKPIFDSILKTTDEGVAWSEIPLPTNLRPGIYFIHIYSNWMRNYSSSPIHEKEIWVESKTPTYVEDKNSKLKLQVGFFPEGGQSIWGSPSTMGIKITPNSGNGYQGEVVDSKNQTVSHFKTSKLGIGHFTLTNSKSNPLHVEILGQSFSLPVPENDAFMLHVDNSSNDLIKVSLSASKSSMGQKVHFLLQSQGRIYAMESLELEKGQAEFSIKKKNLPTGVYQLTAFDQLQTPRAERLIFISSEPSKSTVKMEIMIGESANVLTLKLISEEGLHGEFSISATDASLYNDSPFQENIESYLLLSSELRGQVESPAYYFKDDSLQTLEALDDLLLTQGWRRYRWSDIQKEQNPERDFKEFQPLKFAGTLYSDPSKTKTFKNTRISFVDRRGNLAPISIKTNSEGRFNLPDLDFSGELHLLAKLEGRKNKNAKGFILWEETFPAFQKGIPVRTKSTGRNHLLSAKAHELRGRSDSTISKTYQLEGVTVTAAKKMDFDLDSQGNTLVKLYDIPDHFILMDEKNLGNNIIQIIQGRIPSLVISDGPKGFIYSNHRGNSLMSGSSFSHSEVFDDKSGGKTNDNPPLFLLDGIKVPAPRDQSSLLMSINPKDIDRIDWLDGVHSAVYGIQGGNGVIAIYTKKGNGAAQAVKTETLLQVRLDGFEGYKEYYETQTSMHPDEKGEQLWIPSIKMETGQNKSFSIDSKYDQLLISIQGILENGQPVSTQRVLKLHSP from the coding sequence ATGAAACTGAATATAGTATCTCCCAATAACTTAGTCTTTGCAAGCAAATTGCTTGTCCTATTTTTCTTACATATAACATCCCTGAAGGCCCAAAAACCTTTTTCTATTTACGGACAGGTTATTTCAGAAGGCTCCGAAGAATCGCTTCCATTTACCAACGTATTCCTTGAAGGCACCACCCTAGGAGCTCAATCCGGACAAACGGGTGATTTTAGGATTGACAATATCCCGCCAGGGAAATATCGCCTAGTTTTTACATTATTGGGATACGAAACAAAAATCATGGACCTAGACCTGATCAAGGAGCCGGGCCGCATGAAAATCAAACTTTCACCATCTGCAATAAGCCTCGATGAGGTAAAGATTGTGGGCAATCGCAATAAAGATTGGGAGAGAGATTATAAAAAGTTCGAAAGGGCCTTTATTGGTCTAAACTACAACAGTAAAGATGTACGGATACTCAACAAGGAAGCAATTGATTTCAAGTCGATTGACAACAATTTAATCGCCACCTCAAAAGAACCTATTTTAATTGAAAACAAACTATTGGGCTACAGAATAGAATACTTTCTGGAAGATTTTCATTCAAATAAGAAAACTACCGCCTTCAAGGGTTTGGCCCATTTTGAAGAAATGGACAATTCGGATGAAAAGGAAAAATGGAAAGAGAACAGACTTAAAGTATTCAAGGGCTCAATTAACGATTTCTTAATTGCCTTGTCCAATAACCAATTGAAGGACAGGGGTTTCGACGCATTTTTCTTGAGAAGCTATAATGCGGTGACAATACCAAAGAGCTCCTTATTTTACGACATCACCAGCAACCGCCACTATGAAGTAATTCCTAAAGAAATCATTCAACCTATGAGCGGCGGCCTTTATCATATGAATTTCCCACTACCCATGGAGGTAGTCTATACCAGGCGGCGACTTAGCAATTTTGTTTTCCCTGACGCCCCTCACCCTTATACAATGCTCATTCCAAGGGCCTCCGTCGACTTTACAAAACAAGGTCAGCTTCTTGACCCCTTTTCCATTGAACTTCGTGGTGCCATGGGTAAAAATGCCATAGCCGAAATGCTTCCTAAGAACTATATCCCGTATGACAAAGAAAGCCAAAAGGTTCCTTCTATCGAAAATCTCTTCGAAGCTAAAATAACCTACAGCCGCGATCAAAAAATTTACTCCCATACCAATCGGAATGCATTCTTCCCAGGAGAGGTTGTACGCTATAAAGTCTATGTATGCGACGCGGTATCGAACAGATTAATTCAATCACCTCAAACACTTTTTGTCCAATTAATTTCGGAGGAAACGGGGAAACCCATTTTTGATTCAATTTTAAAGACAACTGATGAGGGTGTAGCCTGGAGTGAAATCCCCTTGCCGACAAATTTGCGACCAGGAATATATTTCATACATATATATAGCAACTGGATGAGGAATTATTCCAGCTCGCCAATTCACGAGAAAGAGATTTGGGTCGAAAGCAAAACGCCCACCTATGTTGAAGACAAGAACTCAAAATTAAAATTACAGGTTGGCTTTTTCCCCGAAGGTGGCCAGAGCATTTGGGGATCTCCGTCAACAATGGGCATTAAAATAACACCCAATAGTGGGAATGGATATCAAGGAGAGGTTGTAGATTCCAAGAACCAAACCGTGTCCCACTTCAAAACGAGTAAATTGGGGATAGGGCATTTTACCCTGACAAATAGCAAATCAAACCCTCTACATGTCGAAATTTTAGGGCAGAGCTTTTCACTCCCGGTGCCAGAAAACGACGCATTCATGTTGCATGTGGACAATTCTTCCAATGACTTGATTAAGGTCTCATTGTCCGCTTCCAAATCGTCAATGGGCCAAAAGGTTCATTTTCTTTTACAAAGCCAAGGGCGAATATACGCTATGGAAAGTCTGGAACTCGAAAAAGGGCAGGCTGAATTCTCCATCAAGAAGAAAAATTTGCCCACAGGAGTATACCAACTGACAGCTTTCGATCAACTCCAGACCCCGCGTGCGGAAAGGCTGATCTTTATTTCAAGCGAACCCTCCAAGTCTACGGTCAAAATGGAAATAATGATTGGGGAGAGTGCCAATGTACTGACATTGAAATTGATTTCTGAAGAAGGCCTTCACGGTGAATTCAGTATATCCGCCACAGATGCTTCACTTTACAACGACTCTCCCTTTCAGGAGAATATAGAGTCTTACCTTCTGTTAAGTTCCGAGTTAAGAGGGCAAGTAGAATCGCCTGCATATTATTTCAAAGACGATTCCTTGCAAACCTTGGAAGCACTGGATGACCTTTTGCTTACTCAGGGTTGGCGAAGATATAGATGGTCAGACATCCAGAAAGAGCAAAATCCGGAGAGGGACTTCAAAGAATTCCAACCGTTGAAATTTGCCGGCACTCTATATTCAGACCCTTCAAAAACCAAGACGTTCAAGAACACCCGTATAAGTTTTGTTGATCGAAGAGGGAATTTGGCCCCGATATCGATCAAAACAAATTCAGAAGGCAGATTTAATTTACCTGACCTTGACTTCAGTGGCGAATTGCACCTTTTGGCAAAATTGGAAGGCAGAAAAAATAAAAATGCAAAAGGGTTCATCCTATGGGAAGAAACATTTCCGGCTTTTCAAAAGGGCATACCCGTCCGGACAAAGTCAACAGGAAGAAACCACCTCCTTTCGGCAAAAGCCCACGAGCTAAGAGGTAGGAGCGATTCAACAATATCGAAGACTTATCAATTGGAAGGAGTAACGGTAACGGCGGCAAAGAAAATGGATTTTGATCTTGACAGTCAGGGCAATACGCTTGTCAAACTTTATGACATTCCTGATCATTTTATTCTTATGGATGAAAAGAATTTAGGGAATAACATTATCCAGATAATCCAAGGAAGAATCCCATCATTGGTTATCAGTGATGGACCAAAGGGGTTTATTTATTCCAATCATAGGGGAAACAGCCTGATGTCGGGAAGCAGTTTCAGCCACAGTGAGGTATTTGATGACAAAAGCGGGGGAAAAACCAATGACAATCCTCCACTCTTCCTCCTCGACGGCATTAAAGTCCCCGCCCCCAGAGATCAAAGTAGCCTCTTGATGTCAATCAATCCCAAAGACATTGACCGCATTGATTGGCTTGATGGTGTGCATTCGGCAGTGTACGGAATTCAAGGGGGCAATGGAGTTATTGCAATATATACCAAAAAGGGCAATGGGGCCGCCCAGGCAGTAAAGACCGAAACACTTCTTCAGGTCAGACTCGACGGTTTTGAAGGGTATAAAGAATACTATGAAACCCAGACCTCCATGCATCCCGATGAAAAGGGAGAACAATTGTGGATCCCCTCAATTAAAATGGAAACTGGACAAAACAAAAGCTTTTCCATCGATTCAAAGTACGACCAACTGTTAATTTCTATTCAAGGCATATTGGAAAATGGTCAGCCAGTTAGCACTCAAAGGGTCCTCAAACTGCACAGTCCCTAA
- a CDS encoding DUF6734 family protein, giving the protein MKIIQSLWLFGKYGSLRNKNGWLAAEFHWMSWALSSLQLSKYYKELEIYLNDNAEAVLIDLLELPYTSVNLYPGNIEVNEEAWALAKIYTYSFQKEPFLHVDGDVFIWKPFESKLVDAPLVAQNKELALDFYSQVLKEVNRDFRYIPPLLKSLGQGPFNSCNAGVLGGNDIHLLRKFSHCVIDFVARNEGVFIKSKSTNYCMLFEQLYFYYQAEQSKVPISYVFDIPVDNPLYIGFADFSGVPHSTSFIHTMGKLKQVPAVCNHLSKRLRKDFPETYYKIL; this is encoded by the coding sequence ATGAAAATAATTCAATCTCTATGGCTGTTCGGAAAATATGGCTCCCTTCGAAATAAGAACGGGTGGTTAGCCGCTGAGTTTCATTGGATGAGTTGGGCCCTCAGTTCACTTCAATTAAGTAAGTATTATAAAGAGTTAGAAATCTATCTCAATGACAATGCAGAGGCAGTTTTGATAGATTTGCTGGAACTTCCGTATACTTCTGTAAATCTATATCCAGGTAATATTGAGGTTAACGAAGAAGCTTGGGCCTTGGCAAAAATTTATACTTATTCTTTTCAAAAGGAGCCTTTTCTTCATGTTGATGGCGATGTATTTATTTGGAAGCCTTTTGAAAGCAAACTTGTTGATGCTCCTCTTGTAGCACAAAATAAAGAACTGGCCCTAGATTTTTATTCACAGGTTTTAAAGGAAGTCAATAGGGATTTTAGGTATATTCCACCATTGTTGAAGTCTTTGGGACAAGGGCCTTTTAATTCATGCAATGCGGGGGTTTTGGGAGGGAATGACATCCATCTTCTGCGAAAATTTTCTCATTGTGTAATAGATTTTGTAGCTAGAAACGAAGGGGTTTTTATCAAGTCGAAGTCAACAAACTATTGCATGCTCTTTGAGCAATTGTATTTTTATTATCAGGCGGAACAATCAAAAGTTCCTATTTCATATGTTTTTGATATTCCGGTTGACAATCCTTTGTACATTGGGTTTGCAGATTTCAGTGGTGTGCCACACTCTACTAGTTTTATACATACAATGGGGAAGTTGAAACAAGTTCCTGCCGTATGCAATCATTTATCTAAGAGGCTTCGGAAGGATTTCCCAGAAACGTACTATAAAATTTTGTAG
- a CDS encoding 3-keto-disaccharide hydrolase, with translation MKNVFLLLLLLSNFSLYAQWKSLFNGEDLSGFVQRNGKAEYKVIDKCIVGVSQVGTPNSFLCTEQAYSDFVLEVDVKVEVGLNSGIQIRSLSDASYMDGKVHGYQVEIDPGQRAWSGGIFDEGRSGWKYPLSANPDGQKAFRNGQWNTYHIEAIGQNIRTWINGIPCANLFDPQTAEGFIAFQVHRIKKESQNGLTVQWKNIRIATENLDEVIFDGERAPEVSYLINELTESEKRKGWKLLWNGKNAEGWKVANGQGFPEQGWSMEDGVLSVLGLRENNKKVGGDIETTDEFGDFELELEFKINKGGNSGVKYFVVDNSKKNSGSGLGPEFQILDDKVHPDGAKGINGNRTTASLYDLITSENLSEHSTVKRINGPGKWNKLKIIANKGHVEHWINNLKMVEYDRHSQIFRNLIAKSKYASHPDFGQAYKGHILLQDHGDLVHFRSIKIREL, from the coding sequence ATGAAAAATGTATTTCTTTTATTGCTTCTACTAAGCAACTTTTCGTTGTATGCCCAATGGAAAAGCCTGTTTAATGGGGAAGACCTTTCAGGCTTTGTCCAAAGAAACGGTAAGGCAGAATACAAAGTGATCGATAAGTGCATCGTTGGGGTGTCCCAAGTAGGGACACCGAATTCGTTTCTATGCACTGAACAGGCTTATTCGGATTTTGTACTGGAAGTGGATGTAAAAGTAGAGGTGGGCCTCAATTCTGGCATTCAAATCCGAAGCTTAAGTGATGCCAGCTATATGGATGGAAAAGTGCATGGCTATCAAGTGGAGATTGATCCCGGCCAGCGTGCTTGGAGTGGTGGGATATTCGACGAAGGACGTAGTGGCTGGAAATATCCATTGTCCGCAAACCCAGATGGACAAAAGGCCTTTAGAAACGGACAATGGAATACTTATCACATAGAAGCAATTGGACAGAACATTAGAACTTGGATCAATGGGATTCCATGTGCAAATCTATTTGATCCTCAAACTGCCGAAGGCTTTATTGCTTTTCAAGTGCATCGGATAAAGAAGGAAAGTCAAAATGGGCTTACCGTGCAATGGAAGAACATCCGAATTGCTACAGAAAATTTGGACGAAGTAATATTTGATGGGGAGAGAGCACCAGAAGTTAGTTATTTGATCAATGAACTGACAGAGAGTGAAAAACGAAAGGGATGGAAATTGCTTTGGAATGGGAAAAATGCTGAAGGATGGAAAGTGGCCAACGGGCAGGGATTCCCAGAACAGGGTTGGTCTATGGAAGATGGTGTGCTCTCTGTATTGGGTTTAAGGGAAAACAATAAAAAAGTAGGCGGAGATATTGAAACAACCGATGAGTTCGGAGATTTTGAATTGGAGTTGGAATTTAAAATTAACAAAGGGGGAAACAGTGGAGTAAAGTATTTTGTAGTGGACAATTCTAAGAAAAATTCGGGCTCCGGACTGGGTCCAGAGTTTCAGATTTTGGACGACAAAGTGCATCCTGATGGAGCAAAAGGTATTAATGGCAACCGAACTACCGCATCTCTTTATGACCTCATTACTTCTGAGAATTTATCGGAACACAGTACGGTGAAAAGAATCAATGGACCAGGGAAATGGAATAAGCTCAAGATTATAGCCAACAAGGGGCACGTAGAACATTGGATCAATAACCTTAAGATGGTAGAGTACGATCGCCATTCGCAAATTTTTCGGAACCTTATTGCCAAAAGCAAGTATGCGTCTCACCCAGACTTCGGTCAGGCCTACAAAGGACATATTTTATTGCAAGATCATGGAGATTTGGTACATTTCAGAAGTATTAAAATCAGGGAGCTATAA
- a CDS encoding GH92 family glycosyl hydrolase, with amino-acid sequence MNHLLKLSLLFAGLFFCTLERVHAQTVNQEPVDMVYPLVDAVNSRWFFFNSASRPFGMVNLSPDNAINADWNAGYRYNLDSIKCFSHIHGWQLSGVPVMPTSGEFKGHLGAGQYGSRFSHEKEVVKVGYHKVFLDSYGITAELTSTTRVGFHKYTFPKSSQSHILFDLSTFLGPSDTDEGGVKKVSNYEIEGHAVMGKTIRRSKRLTVYFVVQFDKPFERLRGWQHGELRELENDRIDGERIGAYVSFPTESGETRKMKVGISYVSMEQARINIKEELPHWDFGKIVAESREVWNNWLGRIAIDGGTETEQRRFYTDLWHALQGRRIVSDVNGKYIDNTGDHPRVGQIPLGGDGKPKFDHYNSDSFWGAQWTINTLWHLVYPEVSEAFVNSMLLMYDDGGLIPRGPAGGNYTYVMTGASTTPFIVSAYMKGICNFDAHKAYEGMRKNHFPGGMMSKAGYEHNTFKGGGLEYYLDRGYIPNPMSKVRYGFHQDGSTQTLEYAYQDYSLAQMAKKMGKGIDYELFMKRAANYKNIWNSEAGWMWNRTLDGNWREPVDILLYDHGWEEGNAAQYVWWVPHDVKGLAQLMGGRNAFSNKLNESFEKAAKHHFTSGKSHDKELNDKLRKVYINYGNQPSIQTAFLFNYSGAPWLTQYWSRQVVNQVYSGLSPDFGYSGDEDQGLMGSLAVLMKTGLFSTNGGTTVEPFYEISSPIFNKITIKLNPDYYSGGTFTIEALNNGPENFYIQSAELNGAVLDKPWLLHKTLVAGGKLSLQMGDTPNKNWGNKPEQAPPSMTN; translated from the coding sequence ATGAATCACTTACTTAAGTTATCGCTCCTCTTTGCCGGACTTTTTTTTTGTACTCTCGAGAGAGTACATGCCCAAACTGTCAACCAAGAACCGGTAGATATGGTTTATCCATTGGTAGATGCGGTAAACTCACGGTGGTTTTTCTTCAATTCGGCGTCCAGACCCTTCGGGATGGTAAACCTAAGTCCGGATAATGCCATAAATGCCGATTGGAATGCAGGTTATCGGTACAATTTGGATAGTATAAAATGTTTTAGCCATATCCATGGTTGGCAACTATCAGGAGTGCCCGTGATGCCGACAAGTGGAGAATTTAAGGGACATTTGGGTGCGGGCCAATATGGTTCCAGGTTTTCTCATGAGAAGGAAGTGGTAAAAGTTGGATACCATAAGGTTTTCTTGGATTCTTATGGGATTACTGCCGAGTTGACCTCGACTACACGTGTGGGTTTTCATAAGTATACTTTTCCTAAGTCTTCTCAAAGCCACATTTTGTTTGATTTGAGTACGTTTTTGGGTCCATCCGATACCGATGAGGGTGGTGTGAAAAAAGTGAGCAATTATGAGATCGAAGGCCATGCGGTAATGGGCAAAACCATTCGAAGGTCCAAAAGGTTAACGGTATATTTTGTTGTGCAATTTGATAAACCCTTTGAAAGACTTAGGGGGTGGCAACATGGTGAATTGAGGGAACTCGAGAATGATAGAATTGATGGTGAACGAATAGGGGCTTACGTTAGTTTCCCCACCGAATCTGGCGAAACACGGAAAATGAAAGTGGGCATTTCCTATGTAAGCATGGAACAGGCGAGAATCAATATCAAAGAAGAATTACCGCATTGGGACTTCGGAAAAATTGTGGCCGAGAGCCGTGAAGTTTGGAACAATTGGCTGGGAAGAATAGCCATAGACGGTGGAACAGAAACCGAACAGAGACGTTTCTACACCGATCTTTGGCACGCCTTACAGGGGAGAAGGATAGTGTCGGATGTCAATGGGAAGTATATAGACAATACTGGGGATCATCCTAGAGTGGGCCAAATTCCTTTGGGGGGGGATGGTAAACCTAAGTTTGATCATTACAATTCCGATTCTTTTTGGGGAGCCCAATGGACAATAAATACGCTTTGGCATTTGGTATATCCCGAGGTTTCCGAAGCCTTTGTGAACTCTATGTTGCTTATGTATGACGATGGGGGGCTTATCCCAAGAGGGCCAGCTGGCGGGAATTATACATATGTGATGACCGGAGCTTCTACCACACCTTTTATTGTTAGTGCGTATATGAAGGGAATCTGCAATTTTGATGCCCATAAAGCCTACGAAGGTATGCGTAAGAATCATTTTCCCGGAGGTATGATGAGTAAGGCAGGCTATGAACACAATACGTTCAAGGGTGGGGGGCTAGAATATTATTTGGATCGCGGTTATATTCCAAATCCCATGAGCAAGGTACGTTACGGTTTTCATCAGGATGGCTCCACCCAGACTTTGGAATATGCCTATCAGGACTATAGCTTGGCCCAAATGGCAAAAAAAATGGGCAAGGGTATCGATTACGAATTGTTTATGAAGCGGGCAGCGAATTATAAAAATATTTGGAACAGTGAAGCGGGGTGGATGTGGAACCGTACTTTGGATGGAAACTGGAGAGAACCTGTAGATATCTTGCTCTATGATCATGGTTGGGAAGAAGGGAATGCCGCTCAGTACGTTTGGTGGGTGCCTCACGATGTGAAAGGCTTGGCTCAGCTTATGGGTGGACGAAATGCATTTTCGAATAAGCTGAACGAATCTTTTGAAAAGGCGGCAAAACATCACTTTACATCCGGCAAATCGCATGACAAGGAATTGAACGATAAGTTGAGAAAAGTGTATATCAATTACGGAAATCAACCAAGTATTCAAACTGCCTTTTTGTTTAACTATTCTGGAGCTCCTTGGCTGACACAGTATTGGAGCAGGCAGGTGGTCAATCAGGTCTACAGTGGGTTATCCCCTGATTTTGGGTACAGCGGAGACGAGGATCAAGGATTGATGGGAAGCTTGGCGGTTTTGATGAAAACAGGACTGTTTTCAACCAATGGCGGAACTACGGTAGAACCTTTTTATGAAATCAGTAGCCCTATTTTCAACAAAATCACCATCAAGCTAAATCCAGATTACTATTCTGGCGGTACTTTTACAATTGAAGCCCTAAATAATGGGCCAGAGAATTTTTATATTCAGTCGGCCGAATTGAATGGGGCGGTGTTGGATAAACCTTGGTTATTGCACAAAACTCTTGTGGCCGGGGGAAAACTAAGTTTGCAAATGGGTGATACTCCCAATAAAAATTGGGGAAATAAGCCAGAACAAGCCCCACCTTCTATGACAAATTGA
- a CDS encoding sulfatase family protein: MQINFKNISDLILITFCSSTFFSCQTHESSKEVETRPNILFAIADDQSFPHTGIYGFSEISTPAFDQVAKSGILFNNAFVAAPQCSPSRASILTGKNIWQLEEAGTHSSSFPKKFTVFTDLLENAGYSLGYTGKAWGPGNWKISGRSRNPVGPEFSDKKMSDTPTSGINANDYFENFKTFMDQREEGKPFFFWYGSYEPHRKYEEGSGKESGKNLAKAMLPSFLPDNEITRGDILDYALEIEHFDDHLNKMLQFLAEKGELENTLIVVTADNGMPFPYAKANLQEYGTHVPLAISWPRKISKKRTTDELVSLIDLAPTFLEMAGVENLPKMTGLSLTPILFDEVKSQRDFVLTGRERHTHARPDNLGYPARAIRTQDYLLVKNYKTDRWPMGDPVLEKSDTQEGQKSMFPGYHDIDDSPSKTWMIEMKDNHKLFEIAFEKRPSVQLYDIKKDPGCLNDLSSSSDLDSLKSKLLEQLDRELEKEGDPRMKGSEVFDSYPRYAPMRNFSGFKERGAYNPQYVE, encoded by the coding sequence ATGCAAATTAATTTTAAGAATATTTCTGACCTAATTCTCATCACTTTCTGCAGCAGCACTTTTTTCTCATGCCAAACTCACGAGTCTTCGAAAGAAGTCGAGACCCGGCCAAACATTCTATTTGCTATCGCAGATGATCAATCATTCCCACATACGGGCATATACGGCTTTTCTGAAATCAGCACCCCGGCTTTTGATCAGGTGGCAAAATCGGGCATTTTATTCAACAATGCATTTGTGGCCGCTCCGCAGTGCAGTCCATCAAGGGCATCTATATTGACCGGAAAGAACATCTGGCAACTGGAAGAAGCGGGCACACATTCGAGTAGTTTCCCCAAGAAATTCACCGTGTTTACCGATCTATTGGAAAATGCAGGCTATTCGTTGGGCTATACCGGAAAAGCCTGGGGCCCTGGAAATTGGAAAATTTCGGGAAGGTCTAGAAACCCAGTAGGGCCAGAGTTCAGTGACAAAAAAATGTCCGATACTCCAACATCGGGGATTAACGCCAATGACTATTTCGAAAATTTCAAAACCTTTATGGATCAAAGAGAAGAGGGCAAACCCTTCTTTTTCTGGTACGGTTCGTACGAACCTCACCGCAAATACGAAGAAGGTTCGGGGAAAGAATCGGGTAAAAACTTGGCCAAAGCTATGTTGCCTTCATTCCTTCCCGACAATGAAATCACACGAGGCGATATTTTAGACTATGCCCTGGAGATAGAACATTTTGATGACCATTTGAATAAAATGTTGCAATTTTTGGCTGAAAAAGGCGAATTGGAAAATACTCTCATAGTAGTAACGGCCGACAACGGTATGCCCTTCCCTTACGCCAAAGCCAACCTTCAAGAGTACGGCACTCACGTCCCCCTTGCAATTTCCTGGCCCCGTAAAATTTCAAAAAAAAGAACTACCGATGAGCTGGTGAGCTTGATTGACCTCGCTCCAACTTTTTTAGAAATGGCTGGTGTTGAAAACTTACCAAAGATGACTGGACTTAGCCTTACGCCCATTCTTTTTGATGAAGTGAAAAGCCAAAGAGATTTCGTTTTAACTGGCCGTGAAAGACATACTCACGCTCGCCCTGACAATCTAGGTTACCCAGCTAGGGCCATCCGAACTCAAGATTACCTATTGGTGAAAAATTACAAAACAGATAGGTGGCCAATGGGCGATCCTGTTCTCGAGAAAAGTGATACTCAAGAAGGCCAAAAGAGCATGTTTCCCGGATACCATGACATTGACGATTCACCATCTAAAACATGGATGATAGAAATGAAAGACAATCACAAATTATTTGAAATTGCATTCGAAAAAAGGCCGAGCGTACAACTCTACGATATCAAAAAAGATCCGGGATGCCTAAATGATTTATCCAGTAGCTCAGACCTCGACTCCCTTAAGTCCAAACTACTCGAACAACTGGACAGAGAGTTGGAAAAAGAAGGTGACCCAAGAATGAAAGGCAGTGAAGTTTTTGACAGTTATCCCCGATATGCTCCAATGCGGAATTTCTCAGGTTTCAAAGAAAGGGGAGCTTACAATCCTCAATACGTGGAATAA